From a single Tistrella bauzanensis genomic region:
- a CDS encoding tail protein X, whose amino-acid sequence MSVASLYDAFVRATAQGTISATILPLMGKLTTALGVTALPLTDGDPVRLSAAARLTGKITWADGTSWTLTLVGTVDDDRRDVLEMSLLARTASGKVVLSTLVPDLPTSRIPSPDVGGTLMLGPSIIGDLGPEQAGVLVTAVDDGTADVPPVVLSGNLVLTGTKLAPYAAVLGATQLNLNGTIDPRADAAIADKVKLIAVSPTASTDWPKMGVEQVSLSLTTDYTDVYSLDEPPALISAVLLVLVLTVNTGRPHDVVVTVPLLQSDTLWDIDGNIDPPLTLSDGIIALLQLFPGTTPDTFSLPAGVAALDAFGLSNLRFGIETTGGDLPLPTGISYTGATIVSTSPWDLPIPFIRIEEVGASWLVLWGTPKSRWSGSLFGTMRFGSKTGDGEVPPGQEVTDNSGNPVYLDVVVGLPDLTVEATTRGAIELDLAAAMSVFFPGTQPSVSASLIIDRITMGASLPAKTYGATLVAHGDWEIPIGDVTFTLDNVTFEVTVSPSKIWGGLAGMAGVYVGGEQMTILSAGAYYPGDGSWTFQGGLAVGTLNLTEFVYAFLGQTAPDWLPDLELTRLWASYSTSAGNPYAVSAAVAVRWDPEILGVKLALIAEADIKRRPKATGPTMQAARDVLRLDGLAINRPRLHSLVITDAADGDAPVMIYEGSVKGSFELNNLIVTVGLSFLSAEMTWLFRLQLDKFTLEARTSWTGTGDKRHQVLTVEMQGVTLGAMIESFAALANPNANYRLESPWTFLNSINLGHFTLVIDPTEQTVTLNYTVNLKLGFITIKTVGIRYDRSTGEPQVNIEITGNFLGKDYGREPGMSPLGWDALNDSPPAVPGAGNSLVDLRYMGFGQHVTLDGLTRPDSLADVIKLMRQQLTPMDDPFRNPLDQPSGNTLHFDENSQWLIGLDITLMGTVTVKLVMNDPNLYGVLIALAGPEAGGLSGFSFELLYKKVTDDIGVFHARLQVPDMFRQLDFGVVAITLGIITVDVFTNGNFKVDLGFPHARDFSVSFGLQYGPFLGKGGIYFGLLNGATSTRVPAITNGTFSPVLELGLGLAVGIGREFNKGPLKAGLYLQVEVVFEGVLAWFHPNDAAASKAMYFWAQGTAALVGKVYGKVDFKVISIDVSFEAYAAATLTMAAYKPTLISMSVGVRVKASIKIVFVKISFSFSTSLDVSFTIGSASTTPWVLSADQSGRNLNAASGTGGAALGRNAGLYDALGITPLGNASRSVGARYRRRPADMTRITRTLTRARLAAARRAGGDMRDLDHPLTRMMSMLADDNGITLATDPCADGSYRLNFSADAKVYPDGAIERLDVRMVPGFTIADLPVDWPSADPVTGDADPAYKVVLMLSIDGPQPVEAETLLMARTGAITATARAAEQQETSFAVLAEGLFRWAISAIGLDPQTATLTAGDLAELAAQMDCPQTFAEGFSFTNLNGFLANNVDVRLSGIPAGDDPDVIGGVSFPMPPVLGWTSPDLPPPENDRNFANWQPVDNAYAARIATYFRKLSPQPMGTDGGDGGGGIDDNEPLSSVIFREYMLLIAKSMVQAAENLFARFPVEIDDTSTLAGIADGFPTITVPYVMHLGDTVDQVAATYGYGTAELLALNPGLADTLDTAVPGQILPIILGVTPESIAAANPERLLTAAKTIHAAALDTQILDGETAAGLCARVGAVVDDWLATIAALDVPTITRAGAPLALPQASFPNPTALTLTQAAALFYVRVNAGTLAVAAVPESAWYGEAIVQLTGDSIGADGSLPAIVMLPSAYDTLTDPVSWTRLAGDTLPLLAAVTALWQNPTADPLFAAWLASVQALNPGYTTGAVIIPAADTALQPDEALRALAARLLMVADPTADPAVPTAGFRGLVAPADILAPLADVTVTNCTLTTADDQTLRDFATTYDLAIETVGRIGADVAGLIRPVADKPLIVPTLAAVTLDTLMPALTADAPVRDVAGQVSRFMLHGQRLPVPGSDDDDVLGGLYDLVGQQVTGPAPDTEQPPETARLTVTITETVDTPWLTLVATETAPPDADMAMLTAGRADFAARNPAAAAGHLRPGMILEVDDADNLVITVTEKMLGDGYPSTTLTPVLYAPPTALQLWQDVPVRHGLPQMVMWQVAARPDLPALGAGNGAAAVGMPSFWPFTSNLASLAASTDTGPWQLYRADPEQGPDAPAIAMKRFTWATLVDITINRVPGRPHTVEVIGADTAGRQLLLELWQYLEANAATDDASLFFGFQLSPAAGLAGGLASPTIDRNATYLVRTNLSTETRSGNVSSARSLALADGDTPPSGPYFAPLSNALGFLTLLWEASVVGGGGYWLDMTDADGQGFSDEIWGPDGNAVFTIMAVLDSQSGADPARRLHSFNTAALVADPVDTSATALFVAAPDDRDQVRRATVAQGNVGFTMGLTNPPDTGDSPELTARRLYNLTGYHLIDTAVFAASNDGQPVNGQVDDGTAPIDALRMQKRVRAEDATDDNQTVAQIIPIHRYAKSASVPTIPGLPPAAGDPYAGISAPGRTAPPTATVTLGFHDIFGNSTSPAATQGVEPVAEGDA is encoded by the coding sequence ATGTCTGTCGCCTCCCTGTATGACGCCTTCGTCCGGGCCACCGCCCAGGGCACGATCAGCGCCACCATTCTGCCGCTGATGGGCAAGCTGACCACGGCGCTGGGGGTGACGGCGCTGCCCCTGACCGACGGCGACCCCGTCCGTCTGTCGGCAGCGGCCCGCCTGACCGGCAAGATCACCTGGGCCGATGGCACCTCGTGGACGCTGACCCTGGTCGGCACGGTCGACGACGACCGGCGCGACGTGCTGGAGATGAGCCTTCTGGCCCGCACCGCCAGTGGCAAGGTGGTGCTGTCGACGCTGGTCCCCGACCTGCCCACCTCGCGCATCCCCTCGCCCGATGTCGGCGGCACGCTGATGCTGGGGCCGTCGATCATCGGCGATCTGGGGCCGGAACAGGCCGGCGTTCTGGTGACCGCGGTCGATGACGGCACCGCCGATGTGCCGCCGGTGGTGCTCTCGGGCAATCTGGTGCTGACCGGCACCAAGCTTGCGCCCTATGCGGCGGTGCTGGGTGCCACCCAGTTGAACCTGAACGGCACCATCGATCCGCGCGCCGATGCCGCGATCGCCGATAAAGTGAAGCTGATCGCGGTTTCGCCCACCGCTTCGACCGACTGGCCGAAGATGGGGGTGGAACAGGTCTCGCTGTCGCTGACCACCGATTATACCGATGTCTACAGCCTGGACGAGCCGCCGGCGCTGATCTCGGCGGTGCTGCTGGTTCTGGTGCTGACGGTGAACACCGGCCGGCCGCATGACGTGGTGGTGACGGTGCCCCTGCTTCAGTCGGACACGCTGTGGGACATCGACGGCAACATCGATCCGCCGCTGACCCTGTCGGACGGCATCATCGCGCTGTTGCAGCTTTTTCCCGGCACCACGCCCGATACCTTCAGCCTGCCGGCCGGTGTGGCGGCACTCGACGCCTTCGGTTTATCTAATCTGCGCTTCGGCATCGAGACCACCGGCGGCGACCTGCCGCTGCCGACCGGCATTTCCTATACCGGTGCCACCATCGTCTCGACCAGCCCTTGGGATCTGCCGATCCCGTTCATCCGCATCGAGGAGGTGGGTGCGAGCTGGCTGGTGCTGTGGGGCACGCCGAAAAGCCGCTGGAGCGGCAGCCTGTTCGGCACCATGCGCTTCGGCTCCAAGACCGGCGACGGCGAGGTGCCGCCCGGCCAGGAGGTCACCGATAATTCGGGTAACCCGGTCTATCTGGATGTGGTGGTCGGCCTGCCCGATCTGACGGTCGAGGCGACCACGCGCGGCGCCATCGAGCTGGACCTTGCGGCGGCGATGTCGGTCTTCTTCCCCGGCACGCAGCCATCGGTCAGCGCCTCGCTGATCATCGACCGGATCACCATGGGCGCGTCGCTGCCCGCCAAGACCTATGGTGCGACGCTGGTCGCCCATGGCGATTGGGAAATCCCGATCGGCGACGTCACCTTCACGCTCGACAACGTCACCTTCGAGGTGACGGTCAGCCCGTCGAAGATCTGGGGCGGGCTTGCCGGCATGGCCGGGGTCTATGTCGGCGGCGAGCAGATGACCATCCTGTCGGCCGGCGCCTATTATCCGGGCGATGGCAGTTGGACCTTTCAGGGCGGGCTGGCGGTCGGCACGCTGAACCTGACCGAATTCGTCTATGCCTTCCTGGGCCAGACCGCGCCCGACTGGCTGCCCGATCTGGAACTCACCCGGCTGTGGGCCAGCTATTCCACATCCGCGGGCAACCCCTATGCGGTGTCGGCGGCGGTGGCGGTGCGCTGGGATCCTGAGATCCTGGGCGTGAAGCTGGCGCTGATTGCCGAAGCCGATATCAAGCGGCGGCCAAAGGCGACCGGCCCCACCATGCAGGCCGCGCGCGATGTGCTGCGCCTCGATGGTCTGGCAATCAACCGGCCACGCCTGCACAGCCTCGTCATCACCGACGCGGCCGATGGCGATGCACCGGTGATGATCTATGAAGGGTCGGTCAAGGGCTCGTTCGAGCTGAACAACCTGATCGTCACCGTCGGGCTGTCGTTCCTGTCGGCCGAGATGACCTGGCTGTTCCGCCTGCAACTCGACAAGTTCACCCTGGAGGCCCGCACCTCATGGACCGGCACCGGCGACAAGCGCCATCAGGTGCTGACGGTCGAGATGCAGGGCGTCACGCTGGGCGCGATGATCGAGAGCTTTGCGGCACTGGCCAATCCCAACGCCAATTATCGCCTGGAATCGCCCTGGACCTTCCTGAACAGCATCAATCTCGGCCATTTCACCCTGGTCATCGACCCCACCGAACAGACGGTGACGCTGAACTACACCGTCAATCTGAAGCTCGGTTTCATCACCATCAAAACGGTCGGCATCCGCTATGACCGATCGACGGGCGAGCCGCAGGTCAATATCGAGATCACCGGCAATTTCCTCGGCAAGGATTATGGCCGCGAGCCGGGGATGTCGCCGCTGGGATGGGACGCGCTGAACGACAGCCCACCCGCGGTGCCGGGCGCCGGCAACTCGCTGGTCGACCTGCGCTATATGGGCTTCGGCCAGCATGTGACGCTGGACGGCCTGACCCGGCCGGACTCGCTTGCCGACGTCATCAAGCTGATGCGCCAGCAGTTGACGCCGATGGACGACCCGTTCCGCAACCCGCTGGACCAGCCCAGCGGCAACACGCTGCATTTCGACGAGAACAGCCAGTGGCTGATCGGGCTCGACATCACGCTGATGGGCACCGTCACCGTCAAGCTGGTGATGAACGACCCCAATCTCTATGGCGTGCTGATCGCGCTGGCCGGCCCCGAAGCCGGCGGCCTTTCGGGCTTCAGTTTCGAACTGCTCTACAAGAAGGTCACCGACGACATCGGCGTGTTCCATGCCCGGCTGCAGGTGCCGGACATGTTCCGCCAGCTCGATTTCGGTGTGGTCGCGATCACGCTGGGTATCATCACCGTCGACGTCTTCACCAACGGCAATTTCAAGGTCGATCTGGGCTTTCCCCATGCCCGCGATTTCTCGGTCAGCTTCGGCCTGCAATACGGGCCGTTCCTGGGCAAGGGCGGCATCTATTTCGGCCTGCTGAACGGCGCCACCTCGACCCGCGTGCCGGCCATCACCAACGGCACCTTCTCGCCGGTGCTGGAACTGGGCCTGGGGCTTGCGGTCGGTATCGGGCGCGAGTTCAACAAGGGACCGCTGAAGGCCGGCCTGTATCTTCAGGTCGAGGTGGTGTTCGAAGGCGTGCTCGCCTGGTTCCACCCCAACGACGCCGCCGCCTCGAAGGCGATGTATTTCTGGGCGCAGGGCACCGCCGCCCTGGTCGGCAAGGTCTATGGCAAGGTCGACTTCAAAGTCATCTCGATCGATGTCAGCTTCGAGGCCTATGCGGCGGCAACCCTGACCATGGCCGCCTATAAACCGACGCTGATCAGCATGAGCGTGGGGGTGCGGGTCAAGGCGTCGATCAAGATCGTGTTCGTCAAGATCTCGTTCTCGTTCTCGACCAGCCTGGACGTGTCGTTCACCATCGGCTCGGCTTCGACCACGCCCTGGGTGCTGTCGGCCGACCAGTCGGGCCGCAATCTGAACGCGGCGAGCGGCACCGGCGGCGCGGCGCTGGGGCGGAATGCCGGGCTGTACGACGCTCTGGGCATCACGCCGCTGGGCAATGCCTCGCGCAGTGTCGGCGCGCGCTATCGCCGCCGTCCGGCCGATATGACCCGGATCACCCGCACCCTGACCCGCGCCCGGCTGGCGGCCGCGCGCCGGGCCGGTGGCGACATGCGTGACCTCGACCATCCGCTGACCCGGATGATGTCGATGCTGGCCGACGACAACGGCATCACGCTGGCGACCGATCCTTGCGCCGATGGCAGCTACCGGCTGAACTTCTCGGCCGATGCCAAGGTCTATCCCGACGGCGCGATCGAGCGCCTGGACGTGCGGATGGTGCCGGGCTTCACCATCGCCGATCTGCCGGTCGACTGGCCCTCGGCCGATCCGGTCACTGGCGACGCCGATCCGGCCTATAAGGTCGTGCTGATGCTGTCGATCGACGGGCCGCAGCCGGTCGAGGCGGAGACCCTGCTGATGGCCCGCACCGGCGCCATCACCGCGACCGCGCGCGCCGCCGAACAGCAGGAGACGTCGTTCGCAGTCCTGGCCGAGGGCCTGTTCCGCTGGGCGATTTCGGCCATCGGGCTGGATCCGCAGACCGCCACCCTCACCGCCGGCGATCTGGCGGAACTCGCCGCCCAGATGGATTGCCCGCAGACCTTCGCCGAGGGTTTCTCGTTCACCAATCTGAACGGCTTCCTTGCCAACAATGTCGATGTCCGGCTGTCGGGCATCCCCGCCGGCGACGACCCGGATGTCATCGGCGGTGTCAGCTTCCCGATGCCGCCGGTGCTGGGCTGGACCAGCCCCGACCTGCCGCCGCCCGAAAACGACCGCAACTTCGCCAACTGGCAGCCGGTCGACAATGCGTATGCCGCCCGCATCGCCACCTATTTCCGCAAACTGTCGCCCCAGCCCATGGGCACCGACGGCGGCGATGGCGGCGGCGGGATCGACGACAACGAGCCGCTGTCGTCGGTGATCTTCCGCGAATACATGCTGCTGATCGCCAAATCCATGGTCCAGGCGGCGGAGAACCTGTTCGCGCGCTTCCCCGTCGAGATCGACGACACATCCACTTTGGCCGGGATTGCCGACGGCTTCCCCACCATCACCGTGCCCTATGTCATGCATCTGGGCGATACGGTCGATCAGGTGGCCGCCACCTATGGCTATGGCACGGCCGAGCTGCTGGCGCTGAACCCGGGTCTGGCCGACACCCTGGATACGGCGGTGCCGGGCCAGATCCTGCCGATCATCCTGGGTGTGACCCCTGAGAGCATCGCCGCCGCCAATCCGGAGCGGTTGCTGACCGCCGCCAAGACCATTCATGCCGCCGCCCTCGACACCCAGATCCTGGATGGCGAGACCGCGGCCGGTCTGTGCGCCCGGGTGGGCGCTGTGGTCGATGACTGGCTGGCGACCATCGCCGCCCTCGATGTGCCGACCATCACCCGCGCCGGCGCGCCACTGGCGCTGCCGCAGGCGAGCTTCCCCAACCCCACCGCGCTGACCCTGACGCAAGCCGCAGCCCTGTTCTATGTCCGCGTCAATGCCGGCACGCTGGCGGTTGCCGCCGTGCCCGAATCCGCCTGGTATGGCGAGGCCATCGTTCAATTGACCGGCGACAGCATTGGCGCCGATGGCAGCCTGCCCGCGATCGTGATGCTGCCATCTGCCTATGACACATTGACCGATCCGGTGAGCTGGACCCGGCTTGCCGGCGACACATTGCCGCTGCTGGCCGCCGTGACCGCGCTGTGGCAGAACCCCACAGCCGATCCGCTGTTCGCCGCCTGGCTTGCCAGCGTTCAGGCCCTGAACCCCGGCTACACCACCGGTGCGGTGATCATTCCCGCCGCCGACACCGCGCTGCAACCCGATGAAGCCCTGCGGGCGCTGGCCGCGCGCCTGCTGATGGTCGCCGACCCGACCGCCGACCCGGCGGTTCCGACCGCCGGATTCCGCGGGCTGGTCGCGCCGGCCGATATTCTGGCGCCGCTGGCCGACGTGACCGTGACCAACTGCACGCTGACCACGGCTGACGATCAGACCCTGCGCGATTTCGCCACCACCTATGATCTGGCGATCGAAACCGTCGGCCGCATCGGCGCCGACGTCGCCGGGCTGATCCGGCCAGTTGCCGACAAGCCGCTGATCGTGCCGACGCTGGCGGCGGTGACGCTGGACACGCTGATGCCGGCGCTGACAGCCGACGCGCCGGTGCGCGACGTGGCGGGGCAGGTGTCGCGGTTCATGCTTCATGGCCAGCGCCTGCCGGTGCCGGGCAGTGACGATGACGATGTGCTTGGCGGCCTCTATGATCTGGTCGGCCAGCAGGTCACCGGCCCCGCCCCTGATACCGAACAGCCGCCCGAGACGGCACGACTGACCGTCACCATCACCGAGACCGTCGACACGCCCTGGCTGACGCTGGTCGCGACCGAGACCGCGCCACCGGATGCCGATATGGCGATGCTGACCGCCGGCCGCGCGGATTTCGCCGCCCGCAACCCGGCCGCCGCCGCCGGCCATCTGCGCCCGGGCATGATCCTGGAGGTCGACGACGCCGACAATCTGGTCATCACCGTGACCGAAAAGATGCTGGGCGACGGCTATCCCTCGACGACCCTGACCCCGGTTCTGTATGCGCCGCCCACCGCGCTGCAATTGTGGCAGGACGTGCCCGTCCGCCACGGCCTGCCGCAGATGGTGATGTGGCAGGTGGCGGCACGGCCCGACCTGCCGGCGCTTGGTGCTGGCAATGGTGCCGCCGCCGTCGGCATGCCGTCGTTCTGGCCGTTCACGTCGAACCTCGCCAGCCTTGCCGCCAGCACCGACACCGGCCCCTGGCAACTGTACCGGGCAGACCCGGAACAAGGCCCCGACGCGCCGGCGATCGCGATGAAACGCTTCACCTGGGCGACGCTGGTGGATATCACCATCAACCGCGTGCCCGGCCGGCCGCACACCGTGGAGGTGATCGGCGCCGATACGGCGGGCCGGCAGTTGCTGCTGGAATTGTGGCAGTACTTGGAGGCCAACGCCGCCACCGACGATGCCAGCCTGTTCTTCGGATTCCAGTTGTCGCCGGCGGCCGGTCTGGCCGGCGGGCTGGCATCGCCCACCATCGACCGCAACGCCACCTATCTGGTGCGCACCAATCTGTCGACCGAGACCCGGTCGGGCAATGTCAGCAGCGCGCGCAGTCTGGCGCTGGCCGATGGCGACACACCGCCATCGGGACCGTATTTCGCGCCCCTGTCGAATGCGCTGGGCTTCCTCACCCTGCTTTGGGAAGCGAGCGTCGTCGGCGGCGGCGGCTATTGGCTGGACATGACCGATGCCGACGGCCAGGGCTTCAGCGACGAGATCTGGGGCCCCGACGGCAATGCGGTGTTCACGATCATGGCGGTGCTCGACAGCCAGTCGGGTGCCGACCCGGCGCGGCGGCTGCACAGTTTCAACACGGCGGCCCTGGTCGCCGACCCGGTCGACACCTCGGCGACCGCCCTGTTCGTGGCCGCCCCCGACGATCGCGATCAGGTGCGGCGCGCCACCGTGGCACAGGGCAATGTCGGCTTCACCATGGGGCTGACCAACCCGCCCGATACCGGCGACAGCCCCGAGCTGACCGCGCGGCGGCTGTATAATCTGACGGGCTATCATCTGATCGACACCGCCGTGTTCGCGGCCAGCAATGACGGCCAGCCGGTGAACGGGCAGGTCGATGACGGCACCGCGCCGATCGACGCGCTGCGGATGCAGAAGCGCGTCCGTGCCGAGGATGCCACCGACGACAACCAGACCGTGGCCCAGATCATCCCCATCCACCGCTATGCCAAATCGGCGAGCGTGCCGACCATCCCCGGCCTGCCGCCCGCGGCCGGCGACCCCTATGCCGGTATCTCGGCCCCCGGCCGCACGGCGCCCCCCACGGCCACCGTGACGCTGGGCTTCCATGACATCTTCGGCAACAGCACGAGCCCGGCCGCCACGCAAGGCGTGGAACCGGTCGCAGAAGGAGACGCGTGA
- a CDS encoding ribbon-helix-helix domain-containing protein → MSRTTTMTVRLSGALSDFVAANVGEDGSYENISEYVRDLIRRDKERAEAAAFDRLKAELTHVFAAPDESYKPLSAADVIARNQTAE, encoded by the coding sequence ATGTCTCGCACCACAACCATGACCGTCCGGCTCAGCGGCGCGTTGAGCGATTTCGTCGCGGCGAATGTCGGCGAGGACGGATCGTATGAGAATATCAGCGAATATGTCCGCGATCTGATCCGGCGTGACAAGGAGCGCGCGGAAGCGGCCGCCTTCGACCGCCTGAAGGCGGAACTGACCCACGTCTTCGCGGCCCCGGACGAGAGCTACAAGCCGCTCAGCGCCGCCGATGTCATCGCGCGCAACCAGACCGCCGAATGA